From the Cucurbita pepo subsp. pepo cultivar mu-cu-16 chromosome LG05, ASM280686v2, whole genome shotgun sequence genome, one window contains:
- the LOC111796013 gene encoding short-chain dehydrogenase TIC 32, chloroplastic-like isoform X2, protein MLDSFYYLAGSPGPSGFGSKSTAEQVTASSPLPLPSLTAIITGATSGIGAETARVLAKRGVRLILPSRNLKAAEETKARILSECSDSQIIVMPLDLSSLSSVTNFVHQFQSLNLPLNLLINNAGKFSHDHAISEDGIEMTFATNYLGHFLLTKLLVNTMAETAKATGVEGRIVNVSSSIHGWFSGDMIKYLGQISRNKRNYDATRAYALSKLANVLHTHELARRLKQMEANVSVNCVHPGIVRTRLTRDREGFITDLVFFMASKLLKTIPQAAATTCYVATSPRLIHVTGKYFSDCNEASPSKLAASPTAAARLWSASEIMVNTKSKLVFDPNNGLE, encoded by the exons ATGCTCGATTCTTTCTACTACCTCGCCGGCTCCCCCGGCCCCTCCGGCTTCGGCTCCAAATCCACCGCCGAACAAGTCACCGCCTCCTCTCCTCTCCCCCTCCCTTCCCTCACCGCCATCATCACCG gCGCCACGTCTGGTATTGGAGCTGAGACGGCTCGGGTTCTAGCCAAACGTGGGGTTCGTCTCATCCTCCCCTCCCGGAACCTCAAAGCCGCCGAGGAAACCAAGGCGCGGATCCTCTCCGAATGCTCCGATTCCCAAATCATCGTTATGCCACTTGATTTGAGCTCTCTTTCTTCCGTTACAAACTTTGttcatcaatttcaatctctCAACCTTCCTCTAAACCTCCTCAT aaataacgCTGGCAAATTCTCGCATGACCACGCAATTTCCGAGGACGGGATCGAAATGACCTTCGCCACTAATTATTTgg gTCATTTTCTGTTGACGAAACTGTTGGTGAATACGATGGCGGAGACGGCGAAAGCGACGGGGGTTGAAGGGCGGATAGTGAACGTGTCGTCGAGTATTCACGGGTGGTTTTCCGGCGACATGATTAAATATCTGGGCCAGATAAGCCGGAACAAA AGGAACTACGATGCCACACGTGCGTACGCGCTCTCCAAGCTTGCCAACGTTCTTCACACGCACGAACTCGCTCGCAGATTGAAG CAAATGGAAGCTAATGTTAGTGTGAACTGCGTTCATCCCGGAATTGTAAGAACTCGACTCACCAGAGATCGTGAAGGTTTTATAACTg ATTTGGTGTTCTTTATGGCTTCCAAGCTGTTGAAGACAATCCCTCAG GCGGCGGCAACGACATGCTACGTGGCGACGAGCCCGAGGTTAATCCACGTCACCGGGAAGTATTTTTCAGACTGCAACGAAGCCTCGCCGTCGAAGCTCGCCGCTAGCCCAACGGCAGCCGCCCGTCTCTGGTCCGCCTCCGAGATCATGGTCAACACTAAGTCAAAGCTGGTTTTCGATCCAAACAACGGGTTGGAGTAA
- the LOC111795975 gene encoding probable trehalase, with translation MAFFQPLLTPPVHCSLTLFLFFLVVVPLLPPAAPMPLHEVYSPRLAYRGPVIPVSNLVKFLERLQVVALNSFGKLDFDLKYYVDLSLKFDLNSTERAFDALSRSSNGSVPVEDLKSFISEYFDSAGTDMVYSDPVDFVPRPQGFLPKVENAEVRAWALEIHNYWKNLSRKVSDDIIHRPDAHTLLPLPMPCIIPGARFREVYYWDSYWIIRGLLASKMYDTAKGIVINLISMIDEFGHVLNGARAYYTNRSQPPLLSSMVYDIYLRTGDLEFVRNSLPALIKEHMFWNSGFHSVTVRKAPGGNHSLSRYYAMWNEPRPESSLLDEKLASKFVNNYDKQRLYRELASAAESGWDFSSRWMRDHTDLSTLATTSILPVDLNVFILKMELDISNLARAVGDFCLAYKFLEASLVRKKTINSIFWNSEKGQWLDYWLDNGSHKGVHAWDARSQNKNIYASNFIPLWIESFYNDSIQMKKVLKSLRKSGLLCNAGIATSTINSGEQWDFPNGWAPIQHMIIEGLARSELKEARVLAEDMAVRWLRTNYVAYKKTGYMHEKYDVQKCGDFGAGGEYVPQTGFGWSNGVVLAFLEEFGWPEDQNIDC, from the exons ATGGCTTTCTTTCAACCCCTTCTTACTCCGCCCGTTCATTGTTCATTaactctttttctctttttcctcgTCGTTGTACCATTGCTTCCTCCCGCCGCCCCCATGCCTTTGCACGAAGTTTACTCTCCTCGCTTGGCCTATAGGGGTCCGGTTATTCCGGTCAGCAATCTCGTCAAGTTTCTCGAGCGTCTTCAGGTTGTGGCGCTCAATTCCTTTGGTAAACTTGATTTCGATCTTAAATATTACGTCGATTTGTCGcttaaatttgatttgaattccACTGAGAGGGCTTTTGATGCCCTTTCACGATCCTCCAATGGCTCTGTCCCGGTTGAGGATTTGAAGTCGTTTATTAGCGAGTATTTCGATAGTGCTGGAACTGATATGGTGTACTCCGACCCGGTGGATTTTGTCCCTCGGCCTCAAGGGTTTTTGCCGAAGGTGGAGAATGCGGAGGTTAGAGCTTGGGCTTTGGAGATTCATAATTACTGGAAGAATCTTAGTCGGAAAGTCTCCGATGATATCATTCATCGCCCCGATGCTCACACTCTGCTGCCGTTGCCGATGCCCTGTATCATTCCCGGAGCCAGATTCCGGGAAGTTTACTATTGGGATTCCTATTGGATTATCAG AGGATTGTTAGCTAGTAAAATGTATGATACTGCCAAGGGAATTGTTATCAATCTCATTTCAATGATTGATGAGTTTGGCCATGTTTTGAATGGTGCTAGAGCTTATTACACTAACAGAAG TCAGCCTCCTCTCTTGAGTTCCATGGTTTATGACATATACCTTAGAACAGGTGATTTAGAGTTCGTGAGGAATTCCCTCCCAGCTTTGATCAAAGAGCATATGTTCTGGAATTCAG GATTCCATTCTGTTACTGTCCGGAAGGCTCCTGGTGGAAATCATTCTTTGTCTAGATATTATGCAATGTGGAATGAACCCAGGCCTGAATCTTCTCTGCTG GATGAGAAACTTGCCTCAAAGTTTGTGAATAACTACGACAAGCAGCGTCTATACCGTGAACTCGCATCGGCTGCCGAATCTGGTTGGGATTTCAGTTCAAGATGGATGAG GGATCACACGGACTTATCAACATTGGCTACAACTTCAATCTTGCCAGTTGATCTCAATGTATTCATACTCAAG ATGGAACTTGACATCTCCAATTTGGCAAGAGCTGTTGGAGATTTCTGCCTTGcttataaatttttggagGCTTCACTAGTCAGAAAGAAGACAATCAACTCTATTTTCTGGAACTCAGAGAAGGGACAATGGCTTGATTACTGGCTTGATAATGGCTCTCacaag GGTGTTCATGCATGGGATGCTCGGAGCCAGAACAAGAACATATATGCTTCGAACTTCATTCCGCTCTGGATCGAATCGTTCTACAACG ACAGCATACAGATGAAGAAAGTGTTGAAAAGCTTACGGAAGTCAGGCTTGCTATGCAATGCCGGGATTGCAACTTCTACTATTAATTCAGGAGAACAATG GGATTTCCCGAATGGTTGGGCGCCAATTCAGCACATGATCATCGAGGGACTGGCGAGATCGGAGTTGAAAGAAGCAAGGGTATTGGCTGAGGATATGGCCGTGAGATGGCTTCGAACCAACTATGTGGCTTACAAGAAAACAGGGTATATGCATGAGAAATATGATGTCCAAAAGTGTGGAGACTTTGGCGCAGGAGGTGAATATGTCCCTCAG ACTGGTTTTGGATGGTCAAATGGAGTTGTCTTGGCTTTCCTTGAAGAGTTTGGATGGCCCGAAGATCAAAATATTGACTGCTAA
- the LOC111796013 gene encoding short-chain dehydrogenase TIC 32, chloroplastic-like isoform X1, producing the protein MLDSFYYLAGSPGPSGFGSKSTAEQVTASSPLPLPSLTAIITGATSGIGAETARVLAKRGVRLILPSRNLKAAEETKARILSECSDSQIIVMPLDLSSLSSVTNFVHQFQSLNLPLNLLINNAGKFSHDHAISEDGIEMTFATNYLGHFLLTKLLVNTMAETAKATGVEGRIVNVSSSIHGWFSGDMIKYLGQISRNKSRNYDATRAYALSKLANVLHTHELARRLKQMEANVSVNCVHPGIVRTRLTRDREGFITDLVFFMASKLLKTIPQAAATTCYVATSPRLIHVTGKYFSDCNEASPSKLAASPTAAARLWSASEIMVNTKSKLVFDPNNGLE; encoded by the exons ATGCTCGATTCTTTCTACTACCTCGCCGGCTCCCCCGGCCCCTCCGGCTTCGGCTCCAAATCCACCGCCGAACAAGTCACCGCCTCCTCTCCTCTCCCCCTCCCTTCCCTCACCGCCATCATCACCG gCGCCACGTCTGGTATTGGAGCTGAGACGGCTCGGGTTCTAGCCAAACGTGGGGTTCGTCTCATCCTCCCCTCCCGGAACCTCAAAGCCGCCGAGGAAACCAAGGCGCGGATCCTCTCCGAATGCTCCGATTCCCAAATCATCGTTATGCCACTTGATTTGAGCTCTCTTTCTTCCGTTACAAACTTTGttcatcaatttcaatctctCAACCTTCCTCTAAACCTCCTCAT aaataacgCTGGCAAATTCTCGCATGACCACGCAATTTCCGAGGACGGGATCGAAATGACCTTCGCCACTAATTATTTgg gTCATTTTCTGTTGACGAAACTGTTGGTGAATACGATGGCGGAGACGGCGAAAGCGACGGGGGTTGAAGGGCGGATAGTGAACGTGTCGTCGAGTATTCACGGGTGGTTTTCCGGCGACATGATTAAATATCTGGGCCAGATAAGCCGGAACAAA AGCAGGAACTACGATGCCACACGTGCGTACGCGCTCTCCAAGCTTGCCAACGTTCTTCACACGCACGAACTCGCTCGCAGATTGAAG CAAATGGAAGCTAATGTTAGTGTGAACTGCGTTCATCCCGGAATTGTAAGAACTCGACTCACCAGAGATCGTGAAGGTTTTATAACTg ATTTGGTGTTCTTTATGGCTTCCAAGCTGTTGAAGACAATCCCTCAG GCGGCGGCAACGACATGCTACGTGGCGACGAGCCCGAGGTTAATCCACGTCACCGGGAAGTATTTTTCAGACTGCAACGAAGCCTCGCCGTCGAAGCTCGCCGCTAGCCCAACGGCAGCCGCCCGTCTCTGGTCCGCCTCCGAGATCATGGTCAACACTAAGTCAAAGCTGGTTTTCGATCCAAACAACGGGTTGGAGTAA
- the LOC111795970 gene encoding long chain acyl-CoA synthetase 4-like — protein sequence MQMKYVIQMEEPKEAAEDRPSVGAVYRSVFAKDGFPPPVEGLDTCWDIFRMSVEKNPGNRMLGRRKIVEGNLANAGEYEWLTYKEVYDLVLKIGNAMRSMGYGPGEKCGIYGANCSEWIISMEACNAHGLYCVPLYDTLGAGAIEFIICHAEISIAFVEEKKISELLKTLPNTAKTLKTIVSFGNVSNDHKEEVDKFGLEIYSWEEFLQKGDSQQYELPVKEKSDICTIMYTSGTTGDPKGVLLSNNAIIALIAGVKHLLTSLNVEVQENDVYISYLPLAHIFDRVIEEVFILNGGSIGFWRGDVKLLVEDIGELKPTIFCAVPRVLERIYGALNQKISSGSLIKKSMFNFAYSYKYNQMQKGKKHEVAAPLFDKLVFDKVKKGLGGRVRIILSGGAPLAAHIETFFRVVSCAHVLQGYGLTETCGGTFVSLPNELPMLGTVGPPVPNVDICLESVPELGYDALASTPQGEVCIKGDTLFSGYHKREDLTTEVLVDGWFHTGDVGEWQPDGSLKIIDRKKNIFKLSQGEYVAVENLELIYGLVSDIEMIWIYGSSFESFLVAVVNPKKEALEHWAEENGIKGDFADICGDKRAKDYILGQLSKISKEKKLKGYEAIRAVHLDPILFDIERDLLTPSFKKKRPQLLKYYQKEIDDMYKSGSKPVA from the exons ATGCAGATGAAGTATGTGATTCAGATGGAGGAGCCCAAGGAAGCCGCCGAGGACCGCCCATCGGTGGGGGCGGTTTACCGGAGCGTCTTTGCCAAAGATGGGTTTCCGCCTCCGGTTGAAGGCTTGGATACCTGCTGGGATATATTTCG AATGTCTGTGGAGAAAAATCCTGGAAATCGGATGCTTGGACGTCGAAAAATAGTTGAAGGCAATCTA GCTAATGCTGGTGAATATGAGTGGCTAACTTACAAAGAAGTCTATGACTTGGTGTTGAAAATTGGGAATGCAATGCGCAGCATGGGTTACGGACCA GGAGAAAAATGTGGGATTTATGGTGCTAATTGCTCTGAATGGATCATTAGCATGGAG gcTTGCAATGCTCATGGGCTTTATTGTGTTCCTTTATATGATACTTTAG GTGCTGGTGCCATAGAATTTATAATCTGTCATGCAGAGATTTCCATTGCTTTTgtagaagagaagaagatctCTGAG CTGTTGAAAACACTCCCCAACACAGCAAAGACTCTTAAAA CAATTGTGAGCTTTGGTAATGTTTCGAATGATCATAAGGAAGAAGTCGACAAGTTCGGGTTGGAAATATATTCTTGGGAAGAGTTTCTGCAAAAG GGAGATAGCCAACAATATGAACTCCCAGTGAAAGAGAAAAGTGATATCTGCACTATCATGTACACCAGTGGAACAACTGGTGATCCCAAGGGAGTACTGTTATCCAATAATGCCATTATAGCACTTATAGCCGGCGTCAAACATTTGCTTACATCTTTAAATGTAGAG GTTCAAGAAAACGATGTTTACATATCTTATCTTCCGCTTGCTCATATCTTCGACCGGGTGATCGAGGAGGTGTTCATTTTAAACGGTGGCTCCATCGGATTCTGGCGTGGG GATGTGAAATTGTTAGTTGAAGACATTGGCGAGTTGAAACCAACTATTTTCTGTGCAGTTCCTCGTGTTCTTGAAAGAATCTATGGTG CTTTGAACCAGAAGATATCTTCAGGAAGCTTGATAAAAAAATCGATGTTTAACTTTGCATACTCGTA CAAATATAACCAAATGCAGAAGGGGAAAAAACATGAAGTAGCAGCCCCACTTTTTGATAAACTTGTGTTTGACAAG GTGAAGAAGGGATTAGGAGGAAGAGTGCGAATCATTTTATCTGGCGGAGCCCCGCTTGCAGCTCATATCGAAACTTTCTTTCGAGTCGTGTCTTGTGCTCATGTTCTACAAGGCTATG GTTTGACAGAAACTTGTGGTGGAACATTTGTTAGTCTACCAAATGAGTTGCCAATGTTGGGAACGGTTGGCCCTCCAGTTCCTAATGTGGATATCTGTCTCGAATCAGTACCCGAATTGGGATACGATGCTCTCGCTAGCACGCCTCAGGGTGAAGTATGCATCAAGGGAGATACGTTGTTTTCAGGATACCATAAACGCGAAGATCTTACCACAGAGGTCTTAGTTGATGGATGGTTTCACACTG GGGATGTTGGCGAATGGCAACCCGATGGAAGCTTGAAAATTATCGACCGCAAGAAGAACATCTTCAAACTTTCTCAAGGTGAATATGTTGCAGTGGAAAATCTCGAGCTGATTTATGGCCTTGTTTCCGACATCGAAATG ATTTGGATATATGGGAGTAGCTTCGAGTCCTTCCTTGTTGCTGTTgttaacccaaaaaaagaagCACTTGAACATTGggcagaagaaaatggaatcaAGGGGGATTTTGCTGATATTTGTGGAGACAAAAGGGCAAAAGATTATATTCTTGGACAACTTTCAAAGatttccaaagaaaaaaag TTAAAAGGTTACGAAGCTATTCGAGCGGTTCATCTCGACCCCATCTTATTCGATATTGAGCGTGACCTTCTTACTCCATCGTTTAAGAAGAAGAGACCACAATTGCTCAAATACTATCAG AAAGAGATCGATGATATGTACAAGAGCGGGAGCAAGCCGGTTGCGTAA
- the LOC111796049 gene encoding endoglucanase 6-like, translating into MARLISMAPLFLLCFVPCAFAAHDYGSALTKSLLFFEAQRSGVLPRNQRVAWRSHSGLQDGKASXVDLVGGYYDAGDNVKFGLPMAFTVTMMSWSILEYKAQLAGSGELGHAMDAVKWGTDYFIKAHPEPNVLYGEVGDGNTDHYCWQRPEDMTTDRRAYRLDPSNPGSDLAGETAAAMAAASLVFRSSNPAYANKLLAHAYQLFDFANKYRGKYDSSITVAQKYYRSVSGYNDELLWAAAWLYQASNNQYYLKYLADNGDSMGGTGWSMTEFSWDVKYAGVQTLVAKFLMQGKAGAYAPVFRRYQEKAEAFLCSCLRKGNRNVQVTPGGLIFRQRWNNMQFVTTASFVATVYSDYLTSSRGSLKCAAGYVRPSELLTFAKSQVDYILGDNPRATSYMVGYGNNFPRRVHHRGSSIVSYKISSKFIACREGYATWFSKKSGDPNVLTGALVGGPDAYDNFADQRDNYEQTEPATYNNAPLLGVLARFHGGHSGYNQLLPVAVPLPPARKRNPNPGSSSSSSSSPVVILQRVTSSWKDKGRIYYRYSTVITNKSWKTVRNLELSISKLYGPLWGLRNSGKSYTFPKWVNSLGPQKSLEFVYIHSASEANVSVLRYDLG; encoded by the exons ATGGCGAGGCTAATTTCCATGGCTCCCCTGTTCCTCCTCTGTTTCGTCCCCTGCGCCTTCGCCGCCCACGACTACGGCTCCGCCCTAACCAAGAGCCTTCTCTTCTTCGAAGCTCAGAGATCCGGGGTCCTGCCCCGTAACCAGCGCGTCGCGTGGCGGTCCCATTCCGGTCTCCAAGATGGCAAAGCCAGTN AGGTGGACTTGGTGGGAGGGTACTACGACGCTGGTGACAATGTGAAATTTGGGCTGCCAATGGCTTTCACCGTCACCATGATGAGTTGGAGCATTTTGGAATACAAGGCCCAATTGGCAGGCAGTGGGGAGCTTGGCCACGCCATGGATGCTGTCAAATGGGGCACTGATTACTTCATCAAGGCTCACCCTGAACCCAATGTTCTATACGGCGAG gttggagatgggaacacTGATCACTACTGCTGGCAGCGTCCCGAGGATATGACGACCGACCGCCGGGCTTATCGGCTTGACCCGAGTAACCCCGGGTCGGATCTTGCCGGAGAGACTGCTGCCGCCATGGCCGCCGCTTCTCTCGTCTTTCGCTCTTCTAACCCCGCTTATGCTAACAAGCTTCTCGCCCATGCCTACCAG CTGTTCGATTTTGCGAACAAATACAGGGGCAAATATGACAGTAGTATTACAGTGGCCCAGAAGTACTACCGATCTGTCAGTGGATACAAT GACGAGTTACTATGGGCGGCGGCATGGCTGTACCAAGCAAGCAACAACCAATACTACCTGAAATACCTCGCCGACAACGGCGATTCCATGGGTGGCACCGGCTGGAGCATGACGGAGTTCAGTTGGGACGTCAAATACGCCGGAGTCCAAACCCTAGTCGCTAAa TTCCTCATGCAGGGCAAGGCCGGCGCCTACGCTCCAGTTTTCCGGCGCTACCAGGAGAAAGCCGAAGCGTTCCTTTGTTCGTGTTTAAGAAAAGGGAATCGGAACGTTCAGGTTACCCCCGGTGGTCTCATTTTCCGGCAAAGATGGAACAATATGCAGTTTGTCACCACAGCCTCCTTCGTCGCCACCGTCTATTCTGATTACCTGACCTCGTCCCGTGGTTCCTTGAAGTGCGCCGCCGGCTATGTCCGACCCTCTGAATTACTCACCTTCGCTAAATCTCAG GTGGATTACATTCTTGGCGACAATCCAAGAGCCACGAGCTACATGGTGGGATACGGCAACAATTTCCCCCGCCGCGTCCACCACCGCGGATCCTCCATCGTCTCCTACAAAATCAGCTCCAAATTCATCGCCTGCAGAGAAGGTTACGCTACTTGGTTCAGCAAGAAATCCGGCGACCCGAACGTCCTCACCGGCGCCCTCGTTGGTGGCCCCGACGCCTACGACAACTTCGCAGATCAACGAGACAACTATGAACAAACAGAGCCGGCTACCTACAACAACGCTCCCCTTCTGGGCGTGTTAGCGAGATTCCACGGCGGGCATTCCGGCTACAATCAGCTCCTTCCAGTAGCCGTTCCGCTTCCACCGGCACgaaaaagaaacccaaatcctggttcttcttcttcttcttcttcaagcccGGTTGTGATTTTACAGAGGGTAACGAGTTCATGGAAGGACAAGGGAAGAATTTACTACAGATATTCCACGGTTATCACAAACAAATCGTGGAAAACCGTGAGAAATCTTGAGCTTTCGATTTCGAAGCTGTATGGGCCGTTGTGGGGGCTGAGGAATTCTGGGAAATCGTACACATTCCCGAAATGGGTGAATTCTCTGGGCCCTCAGAAGAGCTTGGAGTTTGTGTATATTCACTCTGCTTCTGAAGCGAATGTGTCTGTTTTGCGCTATGATTTGGGCTGA